The following are encoded together in the Triticum dicoccoides isolate Atlit2015 ecotype Zavitan chromosome 6B, WEW_v2.0, whole genome shotgun sequence genome:
- the LOC119321224 gene encoding uncharacterized protein LOC119321224, translating to MGKPLFLRIVQALGEWSPYFTQRVGALGRPGLSPLQKCTVAMHMLAYGVPVDKTDDHIRLGASTALESLEKFAKGVIAKFGGEYLRRPTVEDIQRLLELGEARGFPGMLGSIDCMHWEWKNCPVGWKGQFTRGDYGVPTIILEAVASHDLWIWHAFFGVPGSNNDINVLNQSPLFTETLQGNAPRVDYYVNGQQYKKGYYLADGIYPEWAVFVKTIRLPQTEKDKLFAKKQEGARKYVERAFGVLQQRFKIVAEPSRLWDQIDICNIMKACVIMHNMILEDEKGVELPFNLNEALGSSTALLPTAISGATPLFADVIRRDVEIHDRSMHNRLKHDLVEHIWKKFSKDTNN from the coding sequence ATGGGAAAACCCCTCTTTCTACGCATTGTTCAAGCTCTTGGTGAGTGGTCTCCCTACTTCACTCAAAGGGTAGGTGCCCTGGGCCGTCCAGGTCTATCACCTTTACAGAAGTGCACAGTAGCCATGCATATGTTGGCGTATGGTGTTCCTGTTGACAAAACAGATGACCATATAAGACTTGGTGCATCTACAGCACTCGAGTCTCTTGAGAAATTTGCTAAGGGGGTCATTGCCAAGTTTGGTGGGGAATATTTGCGAAGGCCAACTGTTGAAGACATTCAACGTCTACTAGAACTTGGCGAAGCACGTGGTTTTCCTGGTATGCTAGGAAGCATAGACtgcatgcattgggagtggaaAAACTGTCCGGTTGGATGGAAGGGGCAGTTTACACGTGGCGACTACGGTGTCCCTACCATCATCCTTGAGGCTGTTGCATCCCATGATCTATGGATATGGCATGCCTTCTTTGGTGTCCCAGGATccaacaatgacatcaatgtgctcaATCAGTCGCCATTGTTCACTGAAACGTTGCAAGGGAATGCTCCTAGAGTAGACTACTATGTCAATGGGCAACAATACAAGAAGGGATATTATCTTGCAGATGGAATATATCCTGAGTGGGCTGTTTTTGTGAAAACCATCCGGCTGCCTCAAACTGAAAAGGACAAGTTATTTGCGAAGAAACAAGAAGGTGCGAGAAAGTATGTTGAACGTGCATTTGGAGTTCTACAACAGCGCTTCAAAATTGTCGCAGAACCATCACGGCTTTGGGATCAAATAGATATCTGCAACATAATGAAAgcatgtgtgatcatgcacaacatgatactCGAAGATGAGAAGGGCGTGGAGTTACCTTTCAATCTGAATGAAGCTTTGGGATCATCCACTGCTCTGCTGCCGACAGCTATTAGTGGGGCTACACCTTTGTTTGCCGACGTGATTAGAAGAGATGTTGAGATACATGACCGGTCCATGCACAATCGTCTCAagcatgatttggttgagcatatttgGAAGAAATTCAGCAAAGATACAAACAATtag